The following are from one region of the Cryptococcus deuterogattii R265 chromosome 8, complete sequence genome:
- a CDS encoding nicotinamide riboside kinase: protein MVSNPKYKVVVIGIGGASCSGKTLLAKHIRRALPTDTAIIHQDDLCPPAEQVPYSKKYPDLQDWDDPESCILWPKFRALLRQVRETGRVGEHDTHDHLNKENKIEIDDQVFQRWQRGFEELTKQQKEQGVELIWVIVDGFVLYYDKDIVDMLDIRIFLRVPYDVLKERREERQVYVLQHPNDAAEGGVWIDPPQYFDKIVWPGYLKAHAHVFEDPAVEELKQEWGPKEGIYMSSNQERAKKG, encoded by the exons ATGGTCTCCAATCCAAAATATAAAGTTGTTGTAATAGGTATTGG AGGAGCAAGCTGCTCTGGCAAAACCTTGCTCGCCAAGCACATCCGCCGAGCGCTACCCACAGACACTGCTATCATCCATCAGGACGATCTCTGTCCC CCCGCAGAGCAAGTTCCATATTCAAAAAAGTATCCAGATCTTCAAGACTGGGATGATCCCGAATCTTGCATCTTGTGGCCTAAATTCCGCGCTTTGCTTAGACAAGTACGCGAAACGGGTCGTGTAGGGGAGCATGATACACATGACCATCTTAATAAGGAGAATAAGATTGAGATAGACGATCAGGTCTTTCAGAGATGGCAGCGAGGGTTTGAGGAGTTGACAAAACAACAGAAGGAGCAAGGTGTAGAGTTGATTTGGGTCATCGTGGATGGTTTCGTGCTGTATTACGACAAG GATATTGTGGATATGCTTGATATCCGCATCTTCCTTCGTGTCCCTTACGATGTCCTTAAAGAACGAAGAGAGGAGCGTCAAGTCTACGTCCTTCAAC ATCCTAATGATGCTGCAGAAGGAGGCGTCTGGATTGACCCGCCACAATATTTCGACAAGATTGTTTGGCCGGGGTATCTCAAGGCACATGCGCATGTGTTTGAGGATCCTGCGgttgaagagttgaagCAGGAATGGGGGCCCAAGGAAGGGATTTACATGTCATCAAACCaggagagggcgaagaagggatga
- a CDS encoding ferric-chelate reductase, protein MTVTGSTSAEVAASSYVPPYKATTSYAQSPEITGSVTSALPVNPTISSSAISGVDYATAYLEAHMMSWPSYRYAYLFWIILAGLAAIYALSHHLRLSAGSLGAGYSKWGMRRKGLGTKDGRRGTILPSNNILLSIAFLIVLSVVLCVVGYDYINPSSAVLNFASYQKRVFMPYGISKAFWTLGNRFGYMAFAMTPLVVLFALKAPPFAFLSLRPFTHLYYDKLALFHRAAAWLIWSFTTVHTILWTIQLFRDKRDGRAVWFTIWNSYHFIFGCIAYGLMTAVMVLSLKPVRKHGFEFFYIAHVVLVFLTIVCSIIHHPVLWFWMAAALILWGCERSVRLIRMIRINGIFGKDKYNVLVSGRSYDQYSYPKQDFKQNGSYSTPQRHPGNAYDDKSLPQPPSMRRSQTGDVSEFGASKSQIGYDEGSLQPLGSYDARYNNNDPTATSPPYHERVKSVANSIPPNLPIYMPTTIPIGHAQAQLLPSRTVRLTVRVARPFHWAPGQSVLLYLPELSWFQSHPFTILNNDPNEIMLLVKARKGLTRRLFNYVRKRSLAAIGINSVKDRRISLPSMRTSSGENNLYVPPIFLKAWVDGPMGSSERVRWKDHSSVVVVCGGSGVSFGAAICEHVCMSIKNQIGKTRRIRFCWVVREYAEIAWVAGQLRRCQDMVSADQLQIDIFVTKGQRVKDDLAPPQPVFARGGTHSREASVASVASEMSVDTSSADRDEAVENTLKESYADVIDLTNYEDEEDVNDPAENRLSNKLEQQGKLRRARSRKLAKRKSAAKLPRTPSYPPSRFQSTYSYDNPEESYTPTNLGYGHSPASSLYDPFQESRIPTVHSSIAMSPSASQSMLVHSASQSMLSNSTSLSVLPTSPPPFNPHHDKRQSIRSVPNSTYTADDPFVAGSSQEHGSSSVGHSTLTDETQGAYSGDPFRDIQTALSRTSRTQSMVLLENSGADPNEDAGLWIDEADYAAMCIMSEMARAGKPKLSAVLEEEIEIALGSLIVATCGPVTLNTVVRNLVSKNISPSRIHRGDKRGHIVVYSEDYEE, encoded by the exons ATGACAGTCACCGGCTCTACTTCGGCAGAAGTAGCTGCTTCATCTTACGTACCCCCTTACAAGGCAACAACATCATACGCTCAAAGTCCTGAGATAACAGGTTCCGTCACTAGCGCGCTACCC GTGAACCCCACtatatcatcttctgcgATATCAGGAGTGGACTATGCGACTGCATATTTGGAGGCCCATATGATGAG CTGGCCATCATACCGGTACGCTTACCTGTTCTGGATCATACTCGCCGGCCTGGCCGCCATCTATGCTCTTTCACATCATCTAAGATTATCAGCAGGCTCCCTCGGCGCGGGATATTCGAAATGGGGTATGCGACGGAAAGGTTTGGGCACCAAAGACGGGCGGAGAGGAACGATTTTGCCGAGCAACAACATTTTGCTGTCAatcgccttcctcattgTCCTTTCCGTAGTTCTCTGCGTGGTAGGCTACGACTACAtcaacccttcttcagcagTACTCAATTTTGCGTCATATCAGAAGCGAGTATTTATGCCCTACGGTATTAGCAAGGCCTTCTGGACGTTGGGAAATCGATTTGGATATATGGCCTTTGCGATGACCCCTCTCGTGGTTCTTTTCGCTCTTAAAGCGCCCCCATTCGCCTTTTTGTCCCTTCGCCCATTTACACATCTGTACTATGACAAGCTCGCACTGTTTCATCGTGCCGCCGCTTGGTTGATCTGGTCATTTACCACAGTTCACACGATCTTGTGGACGATCCAACTGTTCAGAGACAAGCGTGATGGCAGGGCTGTATGGTTCACTATCTGGAATAGCTACCATTTCATCTTTGGTTGCATTGCCTACGGGTTGATGACGGCGGTGATGGTGCTGAGTCTAAAGCCTGTCCGAAAACATGGTTTTGAA TTCTTCTACATTGCCCACGTGGTGCTTGTCTTTTTAACCATCGTCTGTTCCATTATCCATCATCCAGTGCTCTGGTTCTGGATGGCAGCagctctcatcctctgggGTTGTGAGAGAAGTGTACGTCTCATCCGAATGATTAGGATCAACGGAATTTTCGGCAAGGACAAGTACAATGTTCTGGTTTCTGGAAGATCATATGACCAGTACTCCTACCCCAAACAAGATTTCAAGCAAAACGGCTCATATTCGACTCCTCAGCGCCACCCTGGTAATGCCTATGATGATAAAAgtcttcctcaacctccGTCAATGCGTCGTTCACAGACCGGAGATGTGAGCGAATTTGGTGCTTCTAAAAGCCAAATTGGCTATGATGAAGGCTCGTTGCAGCCCCTTGGCTCATATGATGCTCGTTACAATAACAATGACCCAACCGCTACCTCTCCACCGTATCATGAGAGAGTCAAATCGGTCGCTAATAGCATCCCACCCAATCTGCCTATCTACATGCCCACAACCATTCCTATCGGTCATGCCCAAGCgcaacttcttccttccaggACTGTCCGCTTGACAGTCCGAGTGGCTAGACCATTCCATTGGGCCCCCGGACAAAGCGTTCTCCTTTATCTTCCCGAGCTGTCCTGGTTTCAGTCACATCCGTTTACAATTCTCAATAACGACCCGAACGAGATCATGTTGCTCGTCAAGGCACGAAAAGGTCTTACAAGGCGTTTGTTCAATTACGTCCGTAAGCGTTCTCTGGCAGCTATTGGTATCAACAGCGTCAAAGATAGACgcatctcccttccttccatgcGTACCAGTAGTGGCGAGAATAATCTATACGTGCCACCAATCTTCCTAAAGGCCTGGGTCGACGGTCCTATGGGATCATCGGAACGAGTAAGGTGGAAGGATCATTCGTCCGTTGTGGTAGTGTGTGGTGGATCAGGTGTCAGTTTCGGAGCTGCAATCTGTGAGCATGTCTGTATGTCTATCAAGAATCAGATTGGCAAAACTAGACGAATAAGGTTTTGCTGGGTTGTGAGAGAGTATGCTGAGATTGCATGGGTGGCGGGTCAGTTAAGGCGGTGTCAAGATATGGTCTCGGCGGATCAGCTTCAAATTGATATCTTTGTGACCAAAGGTCAACGAGTCAAGGATGATCTTGCGCCCCCGCAACCTGTCTTTGCTCGAGGCGGCACTCATTCTCGAGAAGCTTCGGTCGCTTCAGTTGCAAGCGAGATGAGCGTGgacacttcttctgcagATCGAGATGAAGCGGTGGAGAATACACTGAAGGAAAGTTATGCGGATGTCATTGACTTGACGAATtatgaggacgaagaggatgtgaaTGACCCTGCAGAGAACCGACTTTCTAACAAACTTGAACAACAAGGGAAATTGAGACGTGCAAGATCTCGAAAGCTTGCCAAACGGAAATCAGCAGCAAAATTGCCACGAACACCATCTTACCCGCCGTCGAGGTTCCAGTCAACGTACTCGTATGACAATCCCGAAGAATCTTATACTCCTACCAACCTAGGATATGGACACTCTCCTGCTAGCAGTCTCTACGACCCTTTCCAAGAATCCCGTATACCTACCGTCCATTCATCTATCGCCATGTCTCCTTCCGCTTCCCAATCCATGTTAGTTCATTCTGCTTCTCAATCCATGTTATCCAATTCCACTTCTCTTTCCGTGCTCCCCACTagtcctcctcccttcaaCCCTCACCACGACAAACGTCAATCAATCCGATCTGTACCTAACTCGACGTATACCGCCGACGATCCCTTTGTGGCTGGTTCAAGCCAAGAGCATGGAAGCTCTTCTGTCGGCCATTCTACTTTGACGGATGAAACTCAGGGAGCTTATTCTGGTGATCCGTTTAGGGATATTCAAACTGCGCTTTCGAGGACATCACGAACGCAAAGTATGGTTCTTCTCGAGAATTCGGGGGCAGATCCAAATGAAGACGCAGGGTTGTGGATTGATGAAGCGGATTACGCGGCTATGTGTATAATGAGCGAAATGGCTAGAGCGGGGAAGCCGAAATTATCAGCagtgttggaagaggagattgagattgcGTTAGGCAGTTTAATTGTAGCAA CTTGTGGCCCAGTTACGCTTAACACGGTTGTCCGAAACCTTGTATCGAAGAACATTTCCCCATCACGCATTCATCGTGGTGATAAACGTGGTCATATTGTAGTGTATAGCGAAGATTACGAAGAATGA
- a CDS encoding V-type proton ATPase subunit B: MVHDPRISDGQLAQINAAAAVREYAIEPRMDYRTVSAVNGPLVVLDNVSFPSYNEIVQLTLPDGTTRGGQVLEVSGKKAVVQVFEGTSGVDTKATRISFSGSSMKLAVSEDMLGRVFNGSGNPIDNGPRVFAEDYLDINGSPINPYSRIYPEEMIQTGISTIDTMNSIARGQKIPIFSAAGLPHNEIAAQICRQAGLVKRPGATKGVHDGHEDNFSIVFAAMGVNMETARFFKQDFEESGSISNSTLFVNLASDPTIERIITPRLALTTAEYFAYQLERHVLVVMTDMSSYADALREVSAAREEVPGRRGYPGYLYTDLATLYERAGRVEGRNGSITQVPILTMPNDDITHPIPDLTGYITEGQIFVDRQLHNRQIYPPINVLPSLSRLMKSAIGEKLTRKDHGDVSNQLYAKYAVGKDAASMKAVVGEEALSADDKLALEFLDRFEKEFVGQGAYEARTIFESLDIAWELLRIFPKESLNRISPKILAEFYARKPKGTTGAEQPEANKEENLIDA, translated from the exons ATGGTACACGACCCACGCATCTCAGACGGCCAACTCGCCCAGATCAACGCG GCAGCAGCTGTCCGCGAGTATGCCATCGAGCCACGGATGG ACTACCGTACCGTCTCCGCCGTCAACGG TCCACTGGTCGTTCTCGACAATGTCTCG TTCCCTTCCTATAACGAAATCGTTCAGCTCACTTTACCCGATGGCACTACCCGCGGCGGCCAAGTGCTTGAAGTTAGCGGAAAGAAGGCTGTCGTCCAG GTGTTTGAAGGGACTTCTGGTGTAGACACTAAGGCGACTCGAATCTCCTTTTCCGGATCTTCCATGAAGCTGGCTGTTTCCGAGGATATGCTTGGGCGTGTGTTCAACGGTAGCGGTAACCCCATCGATAATGGACCGAGAGTCTTTGCCGAAGATTATCTCGACATCAACG GTTCACCTATCAATCCTTACTCTCGAATCTATCCTGAAGAAATGATCCAAACTGGTATTTCTACCATTGACACTATG AACTCTATTGCTCGTGGACAAAAGATTCCAATCTTCTCTGCCGCCGGTCTCCCCCACAATGAA ATCGCCGCCCAAATCTGTCGACAAGCCGGTCTCGTCAAGCGTCCAGGTGCCACCAAGGGTGTCCACGACGGCCACGAGGACAATTTCTCCATCGTCTTCGCCGCTATGGGTGTCAATATGGAAACCGCCCGATTCTTCAAGCAAGACTTTGAGGAAAGTGGAAGTATCTCCAACTCTACCCTATTTGTTAACCTCGCTTCCGACCCTACCATCGAACGTATCATCACCCCTCGTCTCGCTCTTACCACCGCCGAGTACTTTGCTTATCAGCTTGAGAGGCACGTGTTGGTCGTCATGACCGACATGTCGAGTTATGCCGATGCTCTTCGAGAAGTCTCTGCCGCCCGAGAGGAAGTGCCCGGTCGACGAGGTTACCCTGGTTACCTTTATACCGATTTGGCCACCCTTTACGAACGTGCCGGTCGAgttgagggaaggaacGGTTCCATCACCCAGGTTCCCATCTTGACCATGCCTAATGACG ATATAACCCACCCTATCCCCGATTTGACCGGTTATATTACGGAAGGCCAAATCTTTGTCGACCGTCAACTCCACAACCGTCAGATCTACCCTCCCATCAACGTCCTTCCTTCATTATCCCgtctgatgaagagcgCTATCGGCGAGAAGCTTACCCGCAAGGACCACGGTGACGTGTCCAACCAGCTT TATGCCAAGTATGCCGTTGGTAAGGATGCGGCTTCCATGAAGGCTGTCGTTGGTGAAGAAGCCTTGTCCGCAGACGATAAGCTTGCCCTCGAGTTTTTGGATAGGTTTGAGAAAGAGTTTGTCGGTCAGGGTGCTTATGAGGCTCGAACCATCTTTGAATCACTTGACATTGCTTGGGAGCTTTTGAGGATTTTCCCCAAGGAGTCTCTTAACCGAATCAGCCCCAAG ATTCTCGCCGAATTCTATGCGCGTAAGCCCAAGGGAACTACTGGTGCTGAACAACCCGAAGCgaacaaggaagagaatctCATAGACGCGTAA
- a CDS encoding polyadenylate-binding protein cytoplasmic and nuclear — protein MSAETATSPAPVAETPAAPAPATQTTPAEGAPSPAPAAAGPGGNTVSASLYVGELDPSVTEAMLFEIFNMIGPVASIRVCRDAVTRRSLGYAYVNYLNAADGERALEHLNYSLIKGQSCRIMWSQRDPALRKTGQGNIFIKNLDQSIDNKALHDTFAAFGDILSCKVGTDENGKSRGFAFVHYSTGEAADAAIKAVNGMLLNDKKVYVGHHVGKKERLSKVEELRAQFTNVYIKNVDLEVTDAEFEDLVKPFGPTVSVALSRDEQGVSKGFGFVNYENHESAKKAVDELNEKEVNGKKLYAGRAQTKSEREAELKKSHEEKRIENEAKSAGVNLYVKNLDDEWDDDRLRAEFEAFGTITSSKVMRDDSGVSRGFGFVCYSSPDEATKAVSEMNGKMIGTKPLYVALAQRKDVRRQALESQIAQRAQQRMQYGAGFPGMQGYMGQPMYGYPPMPGYGQPMPGMPPVRGPMMGYPGAPQNMMQSRPRFNPNGQPLPGGVPAYGMPPQVPYPGAPGYPVRPGGARIPAAPNANGPRNGGPSPVGAPQGLPAGSIPRGGQMPARPHEQAAPAPQAGRLDAQSLARAAPAEQKQMLGEALYPLIHETQPELAGKITGMLLEMDNAELLHLVESQPALQEKVDEALRVLAEWGKDEKPAAAEGAEEPKKEDEETKEEEKKE, from the exons ATGTCCGCCGAAACCGCCACCTCCCCTGCTCCTGTTGCTGAGACCCCTGCGGCTCCTGCTCCCGCCACCCAGACCACTCCCGCCGAGGGcgctccttctcctgccCCTGCCGCCGCTGGCCCCGGTGGTAACACCGTTTCCGCCTCTCTCTATGTTGGCGAGCTCGACCCCAGCGTCACCGAGGCTATGCTCTTCGAGATCTTCAACATGATCGGCCCTGTTGCTTC CATCCGTGTTTGCCGTGACGCCGTCACTCGACGATCTCTCGGTTACGCCTATGTCAACTACCTCAACGCTGCCGACGGCGAGAGGGCTCTCGAGCACCTCAACTACTCTCTCATCAAGGGTCAGTCTTGCCGAATCATGTGGTCTCAGCGTGACCCCGCCTTGAGGAAGACTGGCCAGGgaaacatcttcatcaagaACCTCGACCAGAGCATTGACAACAAGGCTCTCCACGACACCTTTGCCGCTTTCGGTGACATTCTTTCTTGCAAGGTCGGCACCGACGAGAATGGCAAGAGCCGAGGCTTCGC CTTTGTCCACTACTCTACTGGTGAGGCTGCTGACGCTGCCATCAAGGCCGTCAACGGTATGCTTTTGAACGACAAGAAGGTTTACGTCGGTCACCACGTCGGCAAGAAGGAGCGTCTCTCCAAGGTCGAGGAGTTGCGTGCCCAATTCACCAACGTCTACATCAAGAACGTTGACCTCGAGGTCACTGACGCCGAATTCGAGGACTTGGTCAAGCCCTTCGGTCCCACCGTCTCTGTTGCTCTTTCTAGGGACGAGCAGGGTGTCTCCAAGGGTTTCGGTTTCGTCAACTATGAGAACCACGAGTCTGCCAAGAAGGCTGTTGACGAGCTCaacgagaaggaggtcaatggcaagaagctctACGCTGGTAGGGCGCAGACCAAGTCTGAGCGTGAGGCTGAGCTTAAGAAGAGCcacgaggagaagaggattgaaAACGAGGCCAAGAGCGCTGGTGTTAACCTTTACGTCAAGAACCTTGATG ACGAGTGGGATGATGACCGTCTCCGTGCCGAGTTTGAGGCTTTCGGTACCATCACTTCCTCCAAGGTTATGAGGGACGACAGTGGTGTCTCTAGGGGCTTTGGTTTCGTCTGCTACTCTTCCCCTGATGAGGCCACCAAGGCCGTCTCTGAGATGAACGGCAAGATGATCGGCACCAAGCCCCTTTACGTCGCTCTTGCTCAGCGAAAGGACGTCCGTCGACAGGCCCTTGAGTCTCAGATTGCCCAGCGAGCTCAGCAAAGAATGCAGTACGGTGCTGGTTTCCCCGGCATGCAGGGTTACATGGGCCAGCCCATGTACGGCTACCCTCCCATGCCCGGATACGGTCAGCCCATGCCTGGTATGCCCCCTGTCCGTGGCCCTATGATGGGCTACCCCGGTGCTCCCCAGAACATGATGCAGTCCCGACCCCGATTCAACCCTAACGGCCAGCCCTTGCCGGGTGGTGTTCCCGCCTACGGTATGCCCCCTCAGGTTCCTTACCCCGGTGCCCCCGGTTACCCCGTCCGACCGGGTGGTGCCCGAATCCCTGCTGCTCCCAACGCCAACGGTCCCCGTAACGGTGGCCCCAGCCCCGTCGGTGCTCCCCAGGGTCTCCCCGCCGGTTCCATCCCTCGAGGTGGCCAGATGCCCGCTCGACCCCACGAGCAGGCCGCCCCTGCCCCTCAGGCTGGCCGACTCGATGCCCAGTCATTGGCGAGGGCTGCTCCTGCCgagcagaagcagatgcTCGGTGAGGCTCTTTACCCCTTGATCCACGAGACTCAGCCCGAGCTTGCCGGTAAGATCACTGGTATGCTCCTCGAGATGGACAACGCCgagcttctccacctcgtcGAGTCTCAGCCCGCTCTCCAGGAGAAGGTTGACGAGGCCCTCCGAGTTCTCGCCGAGTGGGGCAAGGACGAGAAGCCCGCTGCGGCTGAGGGTGCTGAGGAgcccaagaaggaggacgaggagaccaaggaggaggagaagaaggagtaa
- a CDS encoding thiamine pyrophosphokinase codes for MPAHPVRTWTCEELLRGHATKKYALIIVNQPIRRDLLERAWQAVDIRLCADGGANRLFDVDHENRYLPDLIKGDLDSIRPDVQAHYASLNVPIKQDKGVYATDLMKCIQEVPEDHALVLLGGLSGRVDQTVHTMSMLHKLEREIYVLDKQSMAWVLRPGQHEIQIDHNTMGQTCGILPVGIDSAHVKTKGLQWDVDWDTSLDGNLSTSNHLLPEEPVVWIETSKPILWTVEIR; via the exons ATGCCAGCACATCCCGTCAGAACATGGACCTGCGAAGAGCTCCTGAGGGGACACGCAACAAAGAAATACgccctcatcatcgtaaACCAGCCCATCCGTAGAGACCTCCTCGAGCGAGCATGGCAGGCCGTAGACATAAGGCTTTGTGCGGACGGAGGAGCGAACAGGCTCTTTGACGTAGATCACGAGAACAG ATATCTTCCCGACCTTATCAAAGGTGACCTCGACTCCATCCGTCCCGACGTTCAAGCCCACTACGCCTCTCTCAATGTACCGATCAAACAAGACAAGGGCGTGTACGCTACCGATCTCATGAAATGTATCCAAGAAGTGCCTGAAGACCATGCACTCGTCCTACTTGGCGGACTGAGTGGACGGGTGGACCAGACTGTCCATACAATGTCCATGCTGCACAAGTTGGAGAGGGAAATTTATGTTTTGGATAAACAGTCCATGGCTTGGGTGTTGAGGCCT GGTCAACACGAAATCCAAATCGATCACAATACCATGGGTCAGACGTGCGGGATCTTGCCAGTGGGCATAGATAGCGCTCACGTCAAGACCAAAGGTCTCCAATGGGATGTTG ACTGGGATACGTCTCTAGACGGCAACTTGTCCACATCAAACCATCTACTCCCAGAAGAACCAGTCGTGTGGATTGAAACATCAAAGCCTATCCTCTGGACAGTTGAGATAAGATAG